TATCGCGCTAAGGCGCAGTAATGGTTTCTGTTTAAGTTTCTTTGTTACTAGCGCTGCATCAAATTGGCAATGTCCTTCAGAGATGAAACGAGCGCTTAATAACAGGTGAGATTGCGTCGGTCGAAAACTCCCTCGCAATGACACTGGTGCTAGAAATATACCCTAGCACCAATAGGGCGCCTACGGCAGGCGGGCTTGGATGTTTAATGCGCCGGGATGAGCAGGGTCGAGAGCCAATAGTTGCTTCACGGTTTCCTGGGTTGCGTCAATGTTTTCTGTGAGAAAATAGACTGTCGCCAGCGCATTCAGTGTTTCCAGGTTTTTGGGGTCTGCTTGCAGAGAAAGTTCAAACCATTCCATCGCCGGGTCGTATTGATTGCGCGCGGCGAAGGTGAGGCCCAGGTTGCGGGAATAAGCCGGATTGAGAGAATTGATTTCATACGCTGAGCGGAAGCGTTCTTCCGCCGCCGCCCAATCTTCGCGCTCGAAGGCAATGATGCCCAATTGGTTCCAGGATTCGGCGTGGTCGGGGCGCTCGACTAAGTCTTCGAGCAATAAGGTTTCCGCCGTGGTTTCGTTGCCAGTGTTCATTT
This sequence is a window from Candidatus Hinthialibacter antarcticus. Protein-coding genes within it:
- a CDS encoding tetratricopeptide repeat protein, with the protein product MLKRILSQNLPTGGLLFAGFSIAALLFAGCSSQPFAKYNQGILEMNTGNETTAETLLLEDLVERPDHAESWNQLGIIAFEREDWAAAEERFRSAYEINSLNPAYSRNLGLTFAARNQYDPAMEWFELSLQADPKNLETLNALATVYFLTENIDATQETVKQLLALDPAHPGALNIQARLP